GAAGTTCTTCTAGAATTCCTTGAAGCCAAAGAGCTTGACATCCAGCCATGGAAAGAGCGATATACTCGGCCTCTGTTGAAGATAAAGCTACCACCTTTTGTTTCTTTGACTGCCATGCTACAGTTCCTGTTCCTAACTGAAATACATATCCAGATGTGCTCTTACTGTCATCAATGTTACCTGCATAATCATTGTCACTGAAGCCCGTTAATGTCCCTTTCCCTCCTTTTGAGTAAACAAGCCCTTGATTTAGAGTTCCTTTTACATATCTTAGTATCCTCTTTCCAGCTTCCCAGTGACTTCGCTTGGGCTGTTCCATGAATTGGCTTATCTTGTTTACTGCAAACATTAAATCTGGTCTAGTATTCGTCAGATACATCAGACTTCCCACCAGTCTCCTATATAAGTTGGAATCTACTTCGTCATCCATATCTTGCTTTGACAAACGCAAACCATATTCCATTGGAGTTGAAAGAGCGGTACAGTTTGTCATATTAAATTTGTCTAACAAAGCCTTTGCATATTGATTTTGTGAGAGAGTAATGTTTCCATTGTTGAAGGTAACTTCCATTCCCAGAAAGTAATGTAGTGTTCCCATATCAGTCATTTCAAACTCACGTTTCATTAAATCCTTGAATGACTTGAGACTAGACATTGAATCACTAGCTATAATAAGATCGTCCACATACAAGCAGATAATTATTCTTTCATCTTTCATCTTTTGATATTTTCGTGAATAAGGTATGTTCATAAGCACACTTCTTGAACCCATGAGTAATAAAATATCCTTCTATTCTACTGTACCATGCTCTCGGAGCTTGTTTTAAACCATATAATGCCTTTTTTTAGTTTACATACCTTCCTTTCTTCACCTTTTGCTGTATATCCTTCTGGCTGTTCAATGAAGACACATTCCTTAAAGTTCCCATTTAAGAATGCCGTTTTAACATCCATTTGATGTAAGTACCATCCATGATGCGCTGCTAATGCAAGTACAAGCCGGAGTGTATCAAATCTTATTACCGGAGCAAAAACATCTTGATAATCTATCCCGTACTTTTGACTATAACCCTTCACTACTAATCTAGCCTTGTACTTGCTTACTTTTCCATGCTCATCATATTTCGTTTTGTATATCCATTTAACACCAATTGGTGTTTGATTCTTTGGTGGATCCACTAGTTCCCAGGTATCGTTTTTAATTATGGATTCCATCTCCTTATCCATGGCTTCCTGCCATTTGATGTCTTTACTTGCTTCTATATATGTCGTTGGATCAGAATCCGCATATAAGACAAAATTCACTACATTATTAGCATTACTTTGACTCTTGTTATAAAGTTCTCTTACTTGTGCTTCTGTTAGAGCCGATGAATTTTGATATATCTCCGTCATTTGTTTGGTTCTTATAACCTCATTCTCAGAGTCGGATGAAGTGTTAGTGTCTTCATGAATTCCGGTTCCCTCACTATTTTCTGCTTCTTCGTCGTTTGCATCTTGCATGTTGACTTCATCGTGGCTTGTATGATTTTCACTTGTACCACTTGCAAGTGGTGTTTCACCTCCACTTTGATCCTCTATTAGATCCTCTACAGCAACAGTTTGATCATCTTCGTTCACATTGTTCACATCTATCCATGACTTTCCATCACTTCCTTTTTCAGTTATCCAATGCTGATTTTCGCTAAAAATTACATCCCTGCTTATGATCGTTTTATTTGTCACCGGATTATATAGCTTATATGCTTTACTATGTTCGCTATATCCAACAAATATAACCCGTTTAGTTTTAACATCTAATTTGTTGCGATTTTGCTTTGGAACATGAACATAAGCAATACACCCGAATACTCGGAGATGATCTACATTAGGCTTTCTACCACTCCATACTTCTTGTGGTGTTAGCTCTGGAACACTTTTGGTGATAGGTCGATTCAATAGATAGGTAGCACAGGACACTGCTTCGGCCCAATACATATTCGGTAATTCTTTTATTTTCATCATACTCCTGCTTAATTCCATGAGAGTTCTGTTTTTCCTTTCTGCTACCCCGTTTTGCTGAGGAGTATAGCTTGTAGTAAGTTGATGATGTATTCCATTTTACTTTAAAAAGTTTTGAAATTCATGTCCACAATATTCTCCACCCCTATCCGTCCTTATGCTCTTAAGTTTGTAATCTCTTTGATTCTCTACGAGTCGTTTGAAGTTTCTGAAGTAACTCAAAGCTTGAGACTTGAACTTTAAAAAATATACCCATGTCTTTCTCGAGAAATCATCTATGAATGTAATAAAATACCTACACCCTCCGATAGATTTTGTTTTCATGGGTCCACAAATATCAGAATGAACAAGCTGAAGAGGTTCACTTGCTCGCCATATGGCCTTCTTTGAGAACGGCTTTCTAGCATGCTTGCCaaaaacacatccttcacatatGTGCAACGATTTATCGATCTTTGGTAAACCACTTACTGTCTCATTCATGCCCATATCATGCAAAGTCTCGAAGTTCACGTGTCCGTATCTTCGATGCCATAAAACTGAGGTGTCTTGAGTAGTCATATTACAAACTCTAGGGATTATATCATGTTTCAGATTCAACGGGAACATCTTGTTCCCGTCATCTTGATAGTTCCCATGCAATAGCCAGATGAATCATTAATTGTGCATCCCTTATCATTAAATCTTACATCATAACCCTTTTGTACTAACTGTCCGACGCTTAATAGATTATGTTTTAATCCATCCACATAAAATACATTTGgaattttcttctcttgtccctTGATTCTGATTTTAACTTCTCCACAACCGAGAACTTCTAACCTCTTGTCATCTCCAGTTTTTACTTCCCTTCGGTCTGATTCATTCAGATTTATAAACAGGCTTTTGTTGCCTGTCATGTGATTGCTACATCCACTGTCTAGGTACCAACAATCATTCTTGACTACTTCTTCCACATTAAAGATCATAAACATAGTGTCATCATTCTCGTCTTCTACATCTTCCTTATGTAACATAACATTATTTGATCTGTCACTATCTTCTCGTTTGTTACAAAACCTAGCCGTATGCCCTATTCTTTGGCAATTGTAACACCGAATCATACCATTAAACATGTTTCTTCCTTTCCCTCGTCCCCTTCCTGACATATCATTCTTAAACTGTCTTGATCTATCATAACTATTCCCTTGAACTTGGAATGCTTGCTCTACGGACGCATCATCATACTGTTTTAACCTTAATTCATGTGATTGAAGAATACCTAACAATTCCTCAGTGGAAATCGTATTTAAATCTTTCGATTCTTCAATTGCCACGACAACCGATTCATACTTCCTAGTCAAACTTCTTAAAATTTTCTCAATTACACGTTGTTCATCTATTCGTTCTTCATTCATACGTAATTGATTGACTATTATCGTGGTACGGTTAACATAATCTTCTATAGTTTCACTTTCTTTCATTCGTAAATTATCGAATTCACATCTTAGGGTTTGAAGCCTTACCGTTTTAACCCTGTGCTCCCCTCTGTATGCCTTGTGCAAAACTTCCCACGCGTCTTTTGATGTTTTGCATGTTGCAATATGTTCGAATATTGTTTCATTCACTGACTGGAACATAATATGTCCTTTTTGATTTTTTCCTTATAAACATTCTGTTCGTTCTCTGGTGCATTAGATGCAATTTCCGTATAACCTGAAGGTCCCTTTTTCGCGGAGgataacgaacctaaaccttgttatacaaacctactagcgagtgcggaatccaagctagcaagcaaaccgagttagtagcaagtagagaaacaaacacacaaagattcaccgattaacactagtcgtattaatgcaatgagggttcggttacaagctcaatgtttacagaagtgttctataaactctctaagtgtgtgagtgagttctgggcagaatgctctctaagcttctatctcttggtgtgtaaaatggcagaacttcagaacttactcacactcaacacatgcatgggtatatatacccagctcagcaggtctggatcgaaggatctgatagatggtccgaaggatcatctatcgatcatagttcacacgaaagatcagcatggacctcgaaggatcatccttcgaggtctaatggtcgaaccatggtcgaaccatatctttcgatcacctcgaaggatctggtgtatccttcgaggctatccttcgatcagaacatctttcaactgttgtccaagtcacaccggaggatggttgacttggtcaacttacaatacaaatcaggacatcgtttatatcagaccgaatacagacaaagtacagacacaagtgcaccaacaaactcccccttggctgtagctttgtctttgatctctaatctttgtcttgttcttctaaaagtgtagactcgtcttgaacttcgacggtctttggtcttcaagtcttcaagactctgatgtcctatcatgtcttcaatgtcggaggatcttcaaagtcttcacgtcttgaaagtagagagtgtatcaacaaactacccgtatcatgtaggaagtgtgttgacaaactcccccttaacataagctcccccttgagttatgctcgtgaaaagactttatctttatgaagtgagatccttgtggtgttgatgatggccagcggcaactcgatcatcttcatcttttgagcgccttctcgtcgtgtcttcattccaaggcttgtcatcgaccatgttctcctagcctttagaatctgcacatgcaagaaatctaaacgcgtaatgagaacaactgcttggaatagtataaacaaatgacacacgagtgaccatgtcaaaatcaaacaccgtccgacagtttgaaagtttaataaaatttgtcaattttagtttttaactttcaaaacatgcaaatttcgaccgtttatgaagatttagtcagttcggttttcagtcaggtttcaggtaacgaagacttgagctccaacatcgtacgatcgaaaataaagcagaaataaaatctttttggcttttataaagtttatattaaaacaagcctaaaatctttttggtatttttttttgaaattaaaagacaacaatttaaaatcctttgagtgttatcaaacgacatcaccgctaatgtcgtgctgatatgcaccaaacgatgaaactgtttaaaagaactaataaaggttaagcagtaaataaatatatacaaacattctttttgcgagtttcgagggtaagagaatcatatcagtgtacggtcatgccaaaacgctcttgttgttcagttagttaacattaagataagcatcctataacaattatcggtattgttgtccacttaagctcatcttatcagatgtaatcatgtttagaggatacgttaatgtatgatttatacttaccgaccggtgttcatccacatcacgacacattcccgtatcaaggtatgcacgagagttcatcttaccggtgagtataccgattatcatctgtttgaccgtataaattgtgagatactcacttattttgatttgaaaacaagtcctttgtgatataatcacttattgatgaggaacttgattttcgtatgcatgagggcacaggtgcaagtccgtgaacaggtcagtacttccgtacagcagagagacgaacttgacacccggataaatgtgatattttatcacttatttgatttggacatgtgattgtttatcacttattgaggtcgaatgcagtatgtaatatgtacacgtatgtatagtatcatggaagatctagacttgcgtccccgttatttttcggtaaaagatacaaccatgatacccagatgataagcagcataaagaccgaatatctcagaacctcggcaatctatcaaacgaaatttcggtactaagaccatatgccaatgaatggttcccacctgatcttcagtcgattaagatttatatcaccctgcacactttaaaatgattgtgagcctaccgatacatcttatatagagctgcttatcgtttttcatttaaggtttaaagaggttaggatagaccactgatgtactatcattttctcttttgctcgccaggaaactcatttttgattttctattgtttttgtgtttttgaaatttttcgatgtttttggattttcagatatttggatttactccccctaaaatcaataaactaagataaatttaaaacacaaaggtatttacaaaaatgattttccgatgttggtttactcttgtgcttgaccttaatgccgtttaccaaaattaagttttatccgAAAAGacttaacaaattttggaaaaatgagttggcaggtcggtaagcggtgcggaccttgacaacattgatgagtttcatattgaaacaatcacgtgtgaggtgatatccgagatcaacgtgtcaggtcaaagagtgctgtacgagataataacaattcacaaagcagctaaaatatcgacaagtataggagagattaagaatttaaaggcgtatcctgcaactgttccgtgcattgcaaggaatctaagcactctcccaactggatatccacccggtgtggacttcaaggtcGAATTTGCAACTGCTGAGaagtctcttgacagcaacaaagtcataaacctccgggtccggctggtcttccacattccaccagcgaaggtctgtgactttctctttcagaaatggtgtgcggatgttcaatgcATTCCAAGGCATcgacacacatttcacttcattcgttcctgtggacccgatcaaaaaccataatgaccaacttttggcacgttcttcatttggtcgaatttttgcaacttcattcagccacattttctttttctttcctctctctccatcaaaggcaacaatttcttctgtcgcctgacttgtgcaaggacattccactatcaacaatcctaagactatcaatagttcctcctggaacttcctgcacactcactcagagattagttggagagggggacccaagccattgtggtcttgggtcttccattttcatcaatgacaataacttcttgtctttgatggtttgtaaattgtgatggtccccctgattcagtaaccgatttaggtttccatgtctgttttgttttatcagtgtcattctttaaaattttaacttcattacagtttgaagtttttgaatttgttgattttacagaaacagattgtttttgaaccacatcggttttaattgctttttcaatccttttgacctgttggcgtttctgcttcttctccctttcttttacaagtcggggatcttgttttgtggaaacagatggcttacggtcagtcttgtcacggggatcatcaaccttccctttttgcttatgaagataagggcaatttcgaattatatgcccaatggttccacactcaaaacatgatcttcgttcaacatacctcgaagaatcatgtgttctcttagccgatgatgttgaactttgtgaacccgaggtactaggctgtgaactgttttgttcatttcttttcaaaacagtagctttcttgacaaaatctaagttagatttattttcaaacgtttcaattttgtccgttcccatcgatttcacaaagttaacatttttcttcttcttttgattcggcttcttctggacttgagccggtgcctttc
This genomic stretch from Helianthus annuus cultivar XRQ/B chromosome 8, HanXRQr2.0-SUNRISE, whole genome shotgun sequence harbors:
- the LOC110902053 gene encoding uncharacterized mitochondrial protein AtMg00810-like is translated as MGSRSVLMNIPYSRKYQKMKDERIIICLYVDDLIIASDSMSSLKSFKDLMKREFEMTDMGTLHYFLGMEVTFNNGNITLSQNQYAKALLDKFNMTNCTALSTPMEYGLRLSKQDMDDEVDSNLYRRLVGSLMYLTNTRPDLMFAVNKISQFMEQPKRSHWEAGKRILRYVKGTLNQGLVYSKGGKGTLTGFSDNDYAGNIDDSKSTSGYVFQLGTGTVAWQSKKQKVVALSSTEAEYIALSMAGCQALWLQGILEELQEGAKGPIVIHCDNKSTISRAKDPGFHGKSKHIRIKYHFIRDLIKNNDVEVRFCPTGSQIADILTKALQLKVFNHLKNQLQIWDAHTE
- the LOC110902055 gene encoding uncharacterized protein LOC110902055 codes for the protein MFQSVNETIFEHIATCKTSKDAWEVLHKAYRGEHRVKTVRLQTLRCEFDNLRMKESETIEDYVNRTTIIVNQLRMNEERIDEQRVIEKILRSLTRKYESVVVAIEESKDLNTISTEELLGILQSHELRLKQYDDASVEQAFQVQGNSYDRSRQFKNDMSGRGRGKGRNMFNGMIRCYNCQRIGHTARFCNKREDSDRSNNVMLHKEDVEDENDDTMFMIFNVEEVVKNDCWYLDSGCSNHMTGNKSLFINLNESDRREVKTGDDKRLEVLGCGEVKIRIKGQEKKIPNVFYVDGLKHNLLSVGQLVQKGYDVRFNDKGCTINDSSGYCMGTIKMTGTRCSR